A window from Gossypium raimondii isolate GPD5lz chromosome 7, ASM2569854v1, whole genome shotgun sequence encodes these proteins:
- the LOC105785714 gene encoding uncharacterized protein LOC105785714, with protein MPQESLRSIVYRSFVTCDDPKGVVECRTIRRSKTGSTDTMVHDKTDECRQKTKNRSTKGTSCQLLEVSRRAHKLNNVIDSCSKQLWYDTNSRDVAKDLLKGALDLQDSLHVLGKLQEASHYMAKWDRVRNEPNSSLVREWDYRTENQNPRLSVDGSSRDCVEEHRKVITYSLAKQNLLPNVEEMRCLSGRYQGIPSTSSSQSSTVRAEKGPSLIAKLMGLEEMPSRPLQTNSCKEVECNKILDRQKHMFEINKPKVRKSRFVFRKEDRDRRTMDIHEAMHFKGLLKSNFIKEIKYDSHQWSDFFSEQKLINDSPPIVLIKPRYSPHLQTEEKFVPWFHEGRSLNTDTMLRKVQPPSISSREGAKESKEKEAKPVKSDVKAKEKLSMKTKTSGPITVPLLKKEATHRKTKKITKPVNEEVARAKNLLRSKDEAKVTPPKSGKLENGSNVTNNKMSHQRGSQTVVRAPNDRKKGVNKMKAAKVTNERLEHKGDGIVSEGKKIDPILESDTVFERYSIETDIMIEECRDNSEDSVCDITLVTTDYQNNRKCIGPNETDNESFTRGAKLKALLLSCPAFLNHADYLFYLHVNLPTTSPKFDINEFTDANRRLFLDCASEIVRRISFPDSQLVHPPLLSVVGNAKTRISLDHLLRETCDQVEALRNYSEVAGEDYPAGSLYSMLERDLKHKEALSGIWDLGWKKGFTVNDTIQVVDEIEKQLLNGLIEEIYASVSAETEITRV; from the exons ATGCCTCAAGAGAGTTTAAGATCAATTGTTTATAGATCATTTGTTACATGTGATGATCCAAAAGGAGTTGTAGAGTGTAGAACAATTAGAAGGTCGAAAACCGGTTCGACCGACACGATGGTGCATGATAAAACCGACGAATGCCGGCAAAAAACAAAGAACCGATCGACAAAGGGGACTTCTTGTCAACTCTTGGAGGTTTCAAGGAGAGCTCACAAGCTAAATAATGTGATCGATTCATGTTCGAAACAGCTTTGGTATGATACGAATTCGAGAGATGTAGCGAAAGATTTGTTGAAAGGAGCACTTGATTTGCAAGATTCATTGCATGTGCTTGGGAAATTGCAAGAAGCTTCTCATTATATGGCAAAATGGGATAGGGTGAGAAACGAGCCGAATTCGAGTCTGGTTAGAGAATGGGATTATCGAACTGAAAACCAAAATCCGAGGCTTTCCGTTGATGGTTCTTCGAGAGATTGTGTTGAGGAGCATAGGAAAGTGATTACGTATAGTCTAGCTAAGCAAAATCTATTGCCAAATGTTGAAGAAATGAGATGCTTAAGTGGAAGATATCAGGGTATCCCGTCTACAAGCTCGAGTCAATCATCAACCGTCCGTGCTGAAAAAGGCCCAAGTTTGATTGCGAAGCTTATGGGACTAGAAGAAATGCCTTCGAGACCATTGCAGACAAATTCGTGCAAGGAAGTAGAGTGTAACAAGATTTTGGATAGACAAAAGCATATGTTTGAAATCAATAAGCCAAAAGTGAGGAAGTCTCGATTTGTTTTCCGGAAGGAAGATCGAGATAGGCGAACAATGGACATTCACGAGGCCATGCATTTTAAAGGACTATTGAAAAGCAACTTCATCAAAGAGATCAAGTATGATTCCCATCAATGGAGTGATTTCTTTTCGGAACAGAAGTTGATCAACGATAGTCCACCAATCGTACTTATAAAACCTCGATACAGTCCACACTTGCAAACAGAAGAAAAGTTCGTGCCATGGTTCCACGAGGGTCGTAGCTTAAACACTGATACTATGCTCAGAAAAGTGCAGCCTCCTTCCATTAGCTCGAGGGAAGGTGCTAAAGAAAGCAAAGAGAAAGAGGCCAAACCAGTGAAAAGCGACGTAAAAGCTAAAGAGAAGCTTTCTATGAAGACAAAAACTTCAGGGCCCATAACCGTGCCATTGCTGAAAAAAGAGGCTACTCACAGGAAAACCAAAAAGATAACGAAACCAGTTAACGAGGAGGTTGCAAGGGCAAAGAATTTATTGAGGTCTAAAGATGAAGCTAAGGTTACCCCTCCAAAGTCCGGTAAGCTCGAAAATGGATCAAAtgttacaaataataaaatgtctCATCAACGCGGATCACAAACTGTAGTCCGTGCTCCAAATGATCGGAAAAAGGGAGTGAACAAGATGAAAGCGGCTAAAGTAACT AATGAGAGATTAGAACACAAAGGAGATGGTATTGTTTCGGAAGGAAAGAAGATTGATCCTATATTGGAAAGCGATACAGTTTTCGAAAGATATAGCATTGAAACTGATATTATGATTGAAG AATGTCGTGATAACAGCGAGGATTCTGTTTGTGACATTACCCTGGTGACCACCGATTATCAAAACAACCGAAAATGTATCGGTCCAAATGAAACTGACAACGAAAGCTTCACTAGAGGGGCCAAACTAAAAGCACTGCTATTGAGCTGTCCGGCTTTCCTCAATCACGCCGACTATCTTTTTTATCTTCATGTGAATCTTCCTACAACTTCACCAAAATTTGACATCAACGAATTCACAGATGCCAACAGAAGACTTTTCTTAGACTGCGCAAGTGAAATTGTTCGAAGAATAAGCTTTCCCGATTCTCAACTGGTTCACCCTCCGTTATTATCCGTGGTCGGAAATGCCAAAACTCGTATCTCTCTAGACCATTTGTTAAGGGAAACTTGTGATCAGGTCGAGGCATTGAGAAACTATAGTGAAGTAGCTGGTGAAGACTACCCTGCTGGTAGTCTTTATTCAATGCTTGAAAGAGACTTAAAGCACAAGGAAGCTTTAAGTGGAATATGGGACTTGGGTTGGAAGAAAGGGTTTACTGTGAATGACACGATACAAGTAGTGGATGAAATAGAGAAGCAATTATTGAATGGGTTAATCGAGGAGATTTATGCCTCAGTTTCAGCAGAAACCGAGATAACACgggtttaa
- the LOC105786327 gene encoding protein CONTINUOUS VASCULAR RING 1, with protein sequence MGDDKSAAMTASRDRELLIPVAESVHDDSSKASSSSSSASSHHAGRETFYKIVQSWASKKFMTGCVILFPIAITFYITWWFIHFVDGFFSPIYAQLGIDIFGLGFVTSITFIFLVGVFMSSWLGASVLGLGEWFIKRMPFVRHIYNASKQISSAISPDQNTQAFKEVAIIRHPRIGEYAFAFITSSVTLQSDAGEEELCCVFVPTNHLYLGDIFLINTKDVIRLNLSVREGIEIVISGGMSMPQILSTLDTQLERSRPERS encoded by the exons atgggagatgataaaTCGGCGGCGATGACGGCGAGTAGAGATCGTGAGCTTCTAATTCCGGTGGCTGAATCCGTACACGATGATTCCTCcaaagcttcttcttcttcgtcttCTGCTTCTTCGCATCATGCCGGGCGTGAg ACCTTTTACAAAATTGTCCAGAGCTGGGCTTCAAAGAAGTTCATGACAGGATG cGTCATTTTGTTTCCTATAGCAATCACTTTCTACATAACATGGTGGTTTATTCACTTTGTGGATGGCTTTTTCTCTCCAATTTATGCGCAACTCGGAATTGATATATTTG GTCTCGGCTTTGTAACTTCTATTACATTCATCTTCTTGGTTGGCGTATTCATGTCATCTTGGTTGGGAGCATCTGTCCTGGGCCTTGGTGAGTGGTTTATCAAGCGGATGCCATTTGTTCGTCACATCTACAATGCATCCAAGCAGATCAGTTCTGCTATATCACCAG ATCAGAACACACAAGCCTTCAAGGAAGTAGCCATTATAAGGCACCCACGTATCGGTGAATATGCATTTGCCTTCATCACTTCATCTGTTACTCTGCAG AGTGACGCTGGTGAAGAAGAGCTATGCTGTGTGTTTGTTCCCACGAATCATCTTTACCTTGGTGATATATTCCTCATCAACACCAAGGATGTTATCAGACTGAATCTGTCAGTCCGTGAAGGAATTG AAATTGTTATATCTGGGGGAATGTCAATGCCTCAGATCCTATCAACACTAGATACTCAGTTGGAAAGAAGCAGACCTGAGAGAAGCTGA